The nucleotide sequence GGCCAGCCTGTCAGCGTGGTTGTTACCCGAGCAACCAGAATGCCCTTTAATCCATTGGATAGCTACGCGATTGTGTATCGCGGCCTCTTCCAATGCCATATGACAGTCCATAACTAGCCCAGAGGTTATAACTACTCTGCTTAGTGCTAAAACAGATTGTCTACTGTctgtaaaaatagtaaaacacTTACCCCTCTTCTTGGAATTAATAATAGAGTCAGCGGCAAGTTTAATAGCGGTTAGTTCCGCTTGTTTGACGGTGGTACCTGTTCCTAAAGGTTCAGAGAGTCGTATCTGAAGGTCATGAGAAAAGACCCCAGCGCCTGCACCATTCCGTCTCCTcgaaccatcagtgtagatctTAAGATCTTTATGTGTATCTACTGCTGTGGCACTGCTATAGGTTAGGTACTTCTTTGAAAATACATATTCGGCTGGTATGTAGTCCGTTTTACACTCGAGTAAAGGTATGTCGACAACGGCTCCCCTCCAGAGTGTCGAACTGCATCCAGCGTCCCCAACTTTCATAATTCCTACTGATTGTAGTCTTAGCATGGTTACCAGCGCCACTTCCTGAATGTATAAGTTTAGTGGTGGTAAGTTTAACATGACTTCCATGGCCGCGGTGGGGGTTGATCGCagcgcacctgtaacatacaAACACGCGAGTCTCTGTATTCTATTAAGTGCGGTGGTGGCAATGGATTTTGAAGTTCTAGTCCACCAAACCACCGCACCATACGTCAGCATTGGTCTAATTACGGCCGTGTAAATCCAGAGGGCTATCGTGGGGGACAAACCCCAAGTCCTTCCAACGGCCCTCCGGCACTGGCCGAATGCGACACAAGCCTTATTTACTCTATTTTCTAGGTGGGATTTCCACGTTAACTTACTATCTATCGTTAATCCCAAGTACTTAACTTCTGTAGATAGCGTGAGTGGAGTTTTAGCAAGCATTGGCAGTCTATGATTGCCTATGTTGCGCATGCGTGTAAAAAGAATCATTTCCGTCTTCTTGGGGTTTACAGAAAGAGATTGCTCGTTACACCATTTCTCAATTAGATTGAGTGCTTCCTGCATCCTTCCAAAGAGTGCATTTACATACTTGCCTCTTATAAGGATTGTCAGGTCATCTGCATAGCCAGTGGTTTTAAAACCGGCTAGATATAGGCGTTTCATGAGGCTATCCAGGGTGAGATTCCACAAAAGTGGAGATAATACTCCCCCCTGCGGGCAGCCTCTAGTAACTGCCCCCTGAAGGGTGGCCTGACCAGCCCTCAAATTGACGATTCTTTGTCTTAGAGTGCTCTCAATCCAGCCACAAAGGGCCGGAGGGACGTCATGCTCTAACAAAGCTTCGTTGATTCTGGAGAAGGTGGTTTTATCAAAAGCGCCTTCAACGTCAATGAAAACCCCCAGGGCGGACTCTTTAAGGTCCAGTGCACCGCTAACAAAACTGATCACTGAGTGAAGAGCCGTCAGCGTGGACTTTCCCTGGGTGTAAGCATGTTGGTTAGGGTCTAATGGTCTGTTGTGAAGACAAGAGTCCCTGATATAGCGATCGCATAGCCTCTCCAACGATTTTAATAGAAAGGAAGAGAGGCTAATTGGTCTAAATGACTTCGGATGGAAGTAATCTTGCTTACCCGGTTTTGGTATAAAGTTGACTGTGACGTCACGCCAACTACCCGGTACATAGCGAAGCGCCAGGCATCCCTGGAAGATTCTCTTCAGGTGCGGTATGAGGTCCTCCAGTCCCCATTGTAATAGGGCCGGTGCGATCCCATCCGGTCCTGGAGTTTTAAACGGTGAGAACGTATTCACGGCCCATCGTATTTTTTCCTCCTCGCAGATGGTGTTGGCCAGTAGCCATTCATCCGCGGTCGGTACGTGGTTGGACTCCTGTTGAAGAGTAGCAAAGTTGTCCGAACCTGAGAAATGAACTGTCATTAGAAGCTGAAGACTTTCTTGAAGGTTGTCGGTGTAAGAACCGTCACCCTTCTTTAATAAACCAATGCGCCGCTCAGGGCTCGAAACGAGCACCTTCTTCAAGCGGGAGACTTCGCTATAGGAGGTAATTTCTTCACAAAAACCTCTTCACGCTTCCCGCTTCTTCTGACgaatggtttttttaaattctgcCAGCTTGCTCTTGTACAAGTTCCAGTCAGAATCCATTTTCGAGTTTTTAGCTCTATTAAAGGTAGCCCGCGCCTCCCGTTTAAGTTTGGCGAGTTCGGGGCACCACCAAATGGTTGCACGACCGGACTCAGCCTCCTTACGGAGGGGGCAAGCctttttatatgatttaattAAGGAATCACGTAAAGAGTTCGTGTATTCCTCTACTTCGCAGCTATCAGCTGGTTGCCGTAACCCGAGTTTAACCAATAACCCAGATAACGTTGACCTGAATTTATCCACGTCCGTCCTTCTGGGATTGCGACTCAGTTTGGTTCCGATCTTGATGTTCCCAAGATCAAAGATTATCCATCTGTGGTCCGACATTGAAACGATGTCGGAAACTCGCCAGTTTTGGATTGATTGTGAGATACCCATAGAGGCTAGAGTAATATCGATAACCGATTGACCTTTAGCAGTTACAAAGGTCGGTTCTGTGCCTCGATTAAGTATGTCTAGATTACTGCtatatataaaatctaaaaggGTCTTACCTCTAGTATTATCCTTCGCACTACCCCAAGCCGTTGAGTGAGCGTTTGAATCGCATCCGATGACGAGATTCCATTTACCTGCCCTGGCGGCTTCGACCAGACGTACCAATCCAACGGAAGGAGGCTGGTCCTCAATGGGGAGGTAAACGGATGCCATCATGATATCTGTTTCCTTGCGGTTTACAGTTAAACGTATCCTAATTGTCGTAACATCGGTGCCCGTAAACTGGGGCATCACATAGCTCCGAACATGTTTAGGTACATAGATAGCAGTTCGGACTTTTTCGTCGCTGGAACAGCTGAAAATAGAACCGCTTAAACCACTGAGTCCGCAGACCCTGGATTTATTAACCCAAGGTTCTTGGATCAGTGCGATTACATTGTTCATCATATCGAGGTGGCGGCAAAGGGTAGCAGTTGCAGCCCTGCTGTGATGCAGGTTGCACTGAACTACCCTTAGCTGGTCACCAACCCCTTGTACATCACCTGTGTCCGTCATTGCGGTGTAGAGGTGTCCTGCGGGACCTTCTCGTTCTCCCCTGGAGATGGTGAGTCCAGGATGGATTCGTCCAAGGTCTCCATTGCAACTGGAGACATAGGGTCGGCTTCGAGGTGCACGATGGTCGCGTCGCCCTCTTCAGCAATCGGATCCTCTCCAGATTCCATCTGCTGAGCCTGTTCCCCTAGCTCAGCTTCTTCGTCCCCTTTCATGGGGTCTTTCAATCTGCTGACACGGGCCTTTAAAGTGTTGAAGAGGTAGCAGATTTTACCTCCGTTCGCCTTTAGCCACTCGGCGTCCTTCTTCGCAACTCCGAAGACCAACAGACGTCCCTGAGACTTGTCGATCTTCTCGTGGCGGAAGAGGCACCAGTTGGCGATATCCAGGTGTTTATTTTGGCCCGCCAATACACGTAGAATATCCTCCTGTGATTTGAGGTCTACGTCATACGTCGGGAGCCAAATTTGGACTCTCGACATGGATGGAAGATCAACTTCCTTTACGACGCTTAATTTCACGCCTTCTAGGGGCGGAAGCAGCGCCACGTTCGCCTTCAGCCAATCCAACGATGAGTTATCATTGCAGGTGATCTTTAGGATCTGCCCCACATAAACCATCGAAGAGAAGGTTGGTGTCGGCGTGTTAGTGCCAGGAATGTCGCCACAAATTTGCCCTACGAGCTTATTCGTTAGCTCCATCCTGATTTTTTCAGCTTCCGCCTCGCTAAGTTTCCCTAGCGGGTTTAGGCCGTTAATCACGGCTACTTTTAGGTGCACTAAAAGTGCATCTTTGTAAGCCGCGTTACTTTTGGGGTCGGTACTCGATTTACCAGCCCGTTGACCTAGGGCGGTACCCTGCTTCGCCCTCTTCGTCTTCCTCAAAGAGGGTTCAGAAGAGGTGGCGGACCGTTGCCTCTTAGGTTGCCCCTTTTCCGGCCCTTGGGTGCGAGCATCGCTCCCCCTACATTACTGCAGGTGTCGAGCTCTAGCTCCCGACGAGCCAGATCTATGTGGCGCACGGCTGGTCCCCTGGACGGAGGTGGAGGGACCTTTTTCCCTCTCAGAGAGTTCCCTCTCCTTACGCCTCCTTCTATAAGCGGCGCCTGATTCCCTGCGGGGGCCGGAATATTTCCGTTTACGACGGTGGACTTCAATGAAGCCCTGCCCATCGTCCAACGGGCCCTCCGGGGCGGCTGCCGGTTCCTGGGTGGTGCTCGTAGAGCTCATCTCCCCTTTTTAGCAGCTAAAACAGCGCGACCGTCCCAAACACGTCGGGCGGTGCACGCGTAGCAGAATGTGAGGTTAGGTTCTGGTTGTCAGTAATTATCTACGACTTACCCCTGAAATCCTTAACCACTTTACACTTTAGACTAGCTAAAGCCCTTACGCGTGATTTAAGCACGGTTAGAACAAGCACAAACTCTTATTTTACGCTAAAAACACACGAAAATCGCGGAGCGAACACAAGAGCGCGTGTGCAATGGCCGCCATCAGATGGCCTCCTCGTGTTaaaaaacgtgttattatgacgttatacgccgttctgagccatgtttgaactttctatcacttttggttccggtaattctgttgaccatacttgtgatattcaggcgtcaaatgacatctaggagcaagttggagataaaaaacaaaatgtgcccaaaacgtgatattatgacgttatacgccgttttgagccatgtttgaactttctatcacttttggttccgataattctgctgaccatatttgtgatattcagacgccaaatgacatcttggagcatgttggagataaaaaacaaaatgtgcccaaaacgtgatattatgacgttatacgcccttttgagccatgtttgaactttctatcactttcggttccgataattctgctgaccatatttgtgatattcaggcgtcaaatgacatctaggagcaagttggagataaaaaacaaaatgtgcccaaaacgtgatattatgacgttatacgccgttctgagccatgtttgaactttctatcacttttggttccgataattctgctgaccatatttgtgatattcaggcgtcaaatgacatcttggagcaagttggagataaaaaacaaaatgtgcccaaaacgtgatattatgacgttatacgcccttttgagccatgtttgaactttctatcacttttggttccgataattctgttgaccatatttgtgatattcaggcgccaaacgacatcttggagcatgttcgagataaaaaacaaaatgtgcccaaaacgtgttattatgacgttatacgccgttttgagccatgtttgaactttctatcacttttggttccgataattctgctgaccatatttgtgatattcagacgccaaatgacatcttggcgcaagttggagataaaaaacaaaatgtgcccaaaacgtgatattatgacgttatacgccgttctgagacatgtttgaactttctatcacttttcgttccggtaattctgtcgaccatatatttgatattcagatgccaaatgtcacattggagcatgttgaagataaaaaacaaaatgtgcccaaaacgtgatattatgacgttatacgccgttctgagccatgtttgaactttctatcacttttggttccgataattctgctgaccatatttgtgatattcaggcgccaaatgacatcttggagcatgttggagataaaaaacaaaatgtgcccaaaacgtgatattatgacgttatacgccgttttgagccatgtttgaactctctatcacttttggttccgatagttctgctgaccatatttgtgatattcagacgccaaatgacatcttggagcaagttggagataaaaaacaaaatgtgcccaaaacgtgatattatgacgttatacgacgttctgagccatgtttgaactttctatcacttttggttccgataattctgctgaccatatttgtgatattcagacgccaaatgacatcttggagcaagttggagataaaaaacaaaatgtgcccaaaacgtgatattatgacgttatacgacgttctgagccatgtttgaactttctatcacttttggttccgataattctgctgaccatatttgtgatattcagacgccaaatgacatcttggagcaagttggagataaaaaacaaaatgtgcccaaaacgtgatattatgacgttatacgccgttctgagccatgtttgaactttctatcacttttggttccgataattctgctgaccatatttgtgatattcaggcgccaaatgacatcttggagcatgttggagataaaaaacaaaatgtgcccaaatcgtgatattatgacgttatacgccgttttgagccatgtttgaactttctatcacttttggttccggtaattctgttgaccatatatttgatattcaggcgccaaatgacatcttggagcatgttggagataaaaaacaaaatgtgcccaaaacgtgatattatgacgttatacgcccttttgagccatgtttgaactctctatcacttttggttccggtaatcctgtctaccatatttgtgatattcaggcgtcaaatgacatcttggagcaagttggagataaaaaacaaaatgtgcccaaaacgttatattatgacgttatacgccgttctgagccatgtttgaactttctatcactttcggttccgataattctgctgaccatatttgtgatattcaggcgccaaatgacatcttggagcatgttggagataaaaaacaaaatgtgcccaaaacgtgatattatgacgttatacgccgttttgagccatgtttgaactttctatcactttcggttccgataattctgttgaccatatttgtgatattcagacgccaaatgacatcttggagcatgttggagataaaaaacaaaatgtgcccaaaacgtgatattatgacgctatacgccgttctgagctatgtttgaactttctatcactttcggttccgataattctgctgaccatatttgtgatattcaggcgccaaatgacatcttggagcatgttggagataaaaaacaaaatgtgcccaaaacgtgatattatgacgttatacgcccttttgagccatgtttgaactttctatcactttcggttccgataattctgttgaccatatttgtgatattcaggcgccaaacgacatcttggagcatgttggagatataaaacaaaatgtgcccaaaacgtgttattatgacgttatacgccgttctgagccatgtttgaactttctatcacttttggttccggtaattctgttgaccatacttgtgatattcaggcgtcaaatgacatctaggagcaagttggagataaaaaacaaaatgtgcccaaaacgtgatattatgacgttatacgccgttctgagccatgtttgaactttctatcactttcggttccgataattctgctgaccatatttgtgatattcaggcgccaaatgacatcttggagcatgttggagataaaaaacaaaatgtgcccaaaacgtgatattatgacgttatacgccgttttgagccatgtttgaactttctatcactttcggttccgataattctgttgaccatatttgtgatattcagacgccaaatgacatcttggagcatgttggagataaaaaacaaaatgtgcccaaaacgtgatattatgacgctatacgccgttctgagctatgtttgaactttctatcactttcggttccgataattctgctgaccatatttgtgatattcaggcgccaaatgacatcttggagcatgttggagataaaaaacaaaatgtgcccaaaacgtgatattatgacgttatacgcccttttgagccatgtttgaactttctatcactttcggttccgataattctgttgaccatatttgtgatattcaggcgccaaacgacatcttggagcatgttggagatataaaacaaaatgtgcccaaaacgtgttattatgacgttatacgccgttctgagccatgtttgaactttctatcacttttggttccggtaattctgttgaccatacttgtgatattcaggcgtcaaatgacatctaggagcaagttggagataaaaaacaaaatgtgcccaaaacgtgatattatgacgttatacgccgttttgagccatgtttgaactttctatcacttttggttccgataattctgctgaccatatttgtgatattcagacgccaaatgacatcttggagcatgttggagataaaaaacaaaatgtgcccaaaacgtgatattatgacgttatacgcccttttgagccatgtttgaactttctatcactttcggttccgataattctgctgaccatatttgtgatattcaggcgtcaaatgacatctaggagcaagttggagataaaaaacaaaatgtgcccaaaacgtgatattatgacgttatacgccgttctgagccatgtttgaactttctatcacttttggttccgataattctgctgaccatatttgtgatattcaggcgtcaaatgacatcttggagcaagttggagataaaaaacaaaatgtgcccaaaacgtgatattatgacgttatacgcccttttgagccatgtttgaactttctatcacttttggttccggtaattctgtcgaccatatttgtgatattcaggcgtcaaatgacatcttggagcatgttggagataaaaaacaaaatgtgcccaaaacgtgatattatgacgttatacgacgttctgagccatgtttgaactttctatcacttttggttccgataattctgctgaccatatttgtgatattcagacgccaaatgacatcttggagcaagttggagataaaaaacaaaatgtgcccaaaacgtgatattatgacgttatacgccgttctgagacatgtttgaactttctatcacttttcgttccggtaattctgccgaccatatatttgatattcagatgccaaatgtcacattggagcatgttgaagataaaaaacaaaatgtgcccaaaacgtgatattatgacgttatacgccgttctgagccatgtttgaactttctatcacttttggttccgataattctgctgaccatatttgtgatattcaggcgccaaatgacatcttggagcatgttggagataaaaaacaaaatgtgcccaaaacgtgatattatgacgttatacgccgttttgagccatgtttgaactctctatcacttttggttccggtaattctgtcgaccatatttgtgatattcaggcgtcaaatgacatcttggagcatgttggagataaaaaacaaaatgtgcccaaaacgtgatattatgacgttatacgccgttctgagccatgtttgaactttctatcacttttggttccgataattctgctgaccatatttgtgatattcaggcgtcaaatgacatcttggagcaagttggagataaaaaacaaaatgtgcccaaaacgtgatattatgacgttatacgcccttttgagccatgtttgaactttctatcacttttggttccgataattctgctgaccatatttgtgatattcagacgccaaatgacatcttggagcaagttggagataaaaaacaaaatgtgcccaaaacgtgatattatgacgttatacgccgttctgagacatgtttgaactttctatcacttttcgttccggtaattctgccgaccatatatttgatattcagatgccaaatgtcacattggagcatgttgaagataaaaaacaaaatgtgcccaaaacgtgatattatgacgttatacgccgttctgagccatgtttgaactttctatcacttttggttccgataattctgctgaccatatttgtgatattcaggcgccaaatgacatcttggagcatgttggagataaaaaacaaaatgtgcccaaaacgtgatattatgacgttatacgccgttttgagccatgtttgaactctctatcacttttggttccggtaattctgtcgaccatatttgtgatattcaggcgtcaaatgacatcttggagcatgttggagataaaaaacaaaatgtgcccaaaacgtgatattatgacgttatacgccgttctgagccatgtttgaactttctatcacttttggttccgataattctgctgaccatatttgtgatattcaggcgtcaaatgacatcttggagcaagttggagataaaaaacaaaatgtgcccaaaacgtgatattatgacgttatacgcccttttgagccatgtttgaactttctatcacttttggttccggtaattctgtcgaccatatttgtgatattcaggcgtcaaatgacatcttggagcatgttggagataaaaaacaaaatgtgcccaaaacgtgatattatgacgttatacgacgttctgagccatgtttgaactttctatcacttttggttccgataattctgctgaccatatttgtgatattcagacgccaaatgacatcttggagcaagttggagataaaaaacaaaatgtgcccaaaacgtgatattatgacgttatacgccgttctgagacatgtttgaactttctatcacttttcgttccggtaattctgccgaccatatatttgatattcagatgccaaatgtcacattggagcatgttgaagataaaaaacaaaatgtgcccaaaacgtgatattatgacgttatacgccgttctgagccatgtttgaactttctatcacttttggttccgataattctgctgaccatatttgtgatattcaggcgccaaatgacatcttggagcatgttggagataaaaaacaaaatgtgcccaaaacgtgatattatgacgttatacgccgttttgagccatgtttgaactctctatcacttttggttccgatagttctgctgaccatatttgtgatattcagacgccaaatgacatcttggagcaagttggagataaaaaacaaaatgtgcccaaaacgtgatattatgacgttatacgccgttttgagccatgtttgaactctctatcacttttggttccggtaattctgtcgaccatatttgtgatattcaggcgtcaaatgacatcttggagcatgttggagataaaaaacaaaatgtgcccaaaacgtgatattatgacgttatacgccgttttgagccatgtttgaactctctatcacttttggttccgatagttctgctgaccatatttgtgatattcagacgccaaatgacatcttggagcaagttggagataaaaaacaaaatgtgcccaaaacgtgatattatgacgttatacgacgttctgagccatgtttgaactttctatcacttttggttccgataattctgctgaccatatttgtgatattcaggcgccaaatgacatcttggagcatgttggagataaaaaacaaaatgtgcccaaaacgtgatattatgacgttatacgcccttttgagccatgtttgaactttctatcactttcggttccgataattctgttgaccatatttgtgatattcaggcgccaaacgacatcttggagcatgttggagataaaaaacaaaatgtgcccaaaacgtgttataatgacgttatacgccgttctgagccatgtttgaactttctatcacttttggttccggtaattctgttgaccatacttgtgatattcaggcgtcaaatgacatctaggagcaagttggagataaaaaacaaaatgtgcccaaaacgtgatattatgacgttatacgccgttttgagccatgtttgaactttctatcacttttggttccgataattctgctgaccatatttgtgatattcaggcgccaaatgacatcttggagcatgttcgagataaaaaacaaaatgtgcccaaaacgtggtattatgacgttatacgacgttctgagccatgtttgaactttctatcacttttggttccgataattctgctgaccatatttgtgatattcaggcgccaaatgacatcttggagcatgttcgagataaaaaacaaaatgtgcccaaaacgtggtattatgacgttatacgacgttct is from Onthophagus taurus isolate NC chromosome 8, IU_Otau_3.0, whole genome shotgun sequence and encodes:
- the LOC139431188 gene encoding uncharacterized protein — protein: MTDTGDVQGVGDQLRVVQCNLHHSRAATATLCRHLDMMNNVIALIQEPWVNKSRVCGLSGLSGSIFSCSSDEKVRTAIYVPKHVRSYVMPQFTGTDVTTIRIRLTVNRKETDIMMASVYLPIEDQPPSVGLVRLVEAARAGKWNLVIGCDSNAHSTAWGSAKDNTRGSDNFATLQQESNHVPTADEWLLANTICEEEKIRWAVNTFSPFKTPGPDGIAPALLQWGLEDLIPHLKRIFQGCLALRYVPGSWRDVTVNFIPKPGKQDYFHPKSFRPISLSSFLLKSLERLCDRYIRDSCLHNRPLDPNQHAYTQGKSTLTALHSVISFVSGALDLKESALGVFIDVEGAFDKTTFSRINEALLEHDVPPALCGWIESTLRQRIVNLRAGQATLQGAVTRGCPQGGVLSPLLWNLTLDSLMKRLYLAGFKTTGYADDLTILIRGKYVNALFGRMQEALNLIEKWCNEQSLSVNPKKTEMILFTRMRNIGNHRLPMLAKTPLTLSTEVKYLGLTIDSKLTWKSHLENRVNKACVAFGQCRRAVGRTWGLSPTIALWIYTAVIRPMLTYGAVVWWTRTSKSIATTALNRIQRLACLYVTGALRSTPTAAMEVMLNLPPLNLYIQEVALVTMLRLQSVGIMKVGDAGCSSTLWRGAVVDIPLLECKTDYIPAEYVFSKKYLTYSSATAVDTHKDLKIYTDGSRRRNGAGAGVFSHDLQIRLSEPLGTGTTVKQAELTAIKLAADSIINSKKRGKCFTIFTDSRQSVLALSRVVITSGLVMDCHMALEEAAIHNRVAIQWIKGHSGCSGNNHADRLAKRAAGRALCAPEPIITPSLATHIELIKRFTHKKFLNWWDRVTGCHLAKELLKYPSATTAQFFVGLDKCALRIVTGLLTGHCKVNKHLYNMKLVDSPLCRACEQDDETVKHILCDCPSLTDLRMRTFGEEWPTTDGIRNTPPRDILAFGKSLGWLM